The Apium graveolens cultivar Ventura chromosome 10, ASM990537v1, whole genome shotgun sequence nucleotide sequence AACACGACGATATATGGAAAAATAAAGAGGATGCGTCCAGACGAACGTGGCTCAAGGTTAAAGCGGACACAGACTTTTTTTACATCAAAAATATAGAAGAACGGCTCCTTCCAGTCTCGTTTGTGGCTAAGCTTTCCCTTATTGAATCCTTTATTATTCAACGATTTGTTGACCACAAGGAAATGATAGCCTGTGATGGATCTTCTAATACTAAAGAAGAAGTTGAATTCCTTCATGGAGGGCGCGCCCAATCGAAGATTATGGTACATCATGTACAGAGCCCAAGCTAGCTTGTAGGAGTTAGGTGATAGTTGTATAGGGGCTACATCATACCATCTCATAATCTTCTTGATGAATGGGTGTAAGGGCGCGCCCACACCCAGGGAAATCAGTTTTGGTGTAAGGACCATCCTAGGAATCCTTTGGTTTCCAACATTAAAAATGTGTGGTCTCATTGTTCGAAGAGGGCGCGCCCAAATGCCCTCCATGTCATAATACTTTATGCACCATTGAATCTCCAAGTCAGTCACAGTAGAGTCAAGAGCAACGCAAGCTAGCTTGTTCTCCCTCTTTTTCCAGATATTCTTTTCTGCCTCTGGAAGATCTTCAAATTCTTTCCAGTCAAAGTCCATTTCAACATCGGTAGGCTCTCAGTGTTCTTGAGGAGGATCAGACTTTTGGGGAGATACTGGGTACTTCTCGAGGTCGGGAATCCTCTTTTCAAACTCGCTCACGCTAAGTGGTGACGCGTCCAAGATGGGTGATGCGTCCTGAACGGGTGACGCGTCCTGTGATGTGGAAGCATCTTCTTCAAGACAATCACACGAGAAGGTAAATGAGTAGAAGTGGGAATAACTTCATCGTCGGTCCAGTCCTTCATGGCCAAGCTAGTCTTGATTGGAGAAGTCCTCTTGTGTTTTAACCTTTTACTCCTTGTAATTAAAGGAACGTGATCCATGGATTCGTCACTTGAGCTTGACATAATGGAATTTTTTGATTTAAGCTCCTTGAAAACTTGGGATTCCGCTTCGAGAAATGAAGTGGTCCTATGAAAATCAGATGGCTGGGGATCGAAAGAAAGTGGAGGAGGAGAGTAGACCCCTATGCGTGTGTTGAGACCTTTAAATGGATGGAAATGTGAGGAAgaagacgcgtcctccagctgaAATAAGAAGGAAAAAGATCTTGAGGACGTGTCCAGGCttaaagaaaaagaaaggatTGGAAATGCAAAGAAATATATATGTATGGGAAAACATGTGAGATATTATGAGAAGACGCGTCCTACAGGATCTACCGCAAGGAGTTAATTAAGACAAAATAGTAAATGACGCATCCTGGCATGACAGCGCGTCTACTCTATTTGTGTTAAAAAAACATTAGCTTACAACGAAAAACAGGACGCGCCCACAATGGTAGACGCGTCCAAAATGGTTAAAGTACAGTGAAATTCTAATCGGTTTGGGGAAAATTCCATGAACCCTAAAAACATTAAACTAAGAATCAAAAAAAGCAAGAGATGGTACTTTACAGATGCATACACATATACATGCAATAAAAATGAAGAACAGTTCATGGGAGAACGAAGTACATGAACGATTTTTCATCTATTATAGTCGATTGGCTCGACGAAATGAAGAAATGGAAGAAGATTTATGTACCTTGAAACTTGGGGGGTTGATTAACTGTAAAAACTCGTGAAATGGTCGGTTGAATCGCTGGATTTTTGAACAAAGCTTCTTGTAGCGGCGGAGATGGCGTTCTGAGGAGAGAGAAAAGGAATAAATGGGTGGTTACCTGTTAAGAGTATTTATAGAGGAAATGATATGCTGACGTATGCAACAGCTGTAGCGCAATGACTATAGAGTGAACGGAAGACGCGTCCTCATTCCAAGACGCGTCCTAAGTTTTGAGCCAAATTTTGTTCCATAGTCTTAAGGAtaaaaattccaattttgttttcaactgcaaatggaatttgggggtagttgttatactCAAAATTTGGTATTGGATTAATGCGGGTCAAACGCGGGCAAATTACAGTCAAATTCGGTGTTGCATTGCAAAAGAGGGGACGCGTCCTGATCTTAAGACGCACCCACTTTTTGTGGGAATGTTTATTAAGGATGATTCTGTGGTAAGGAGGTTTGGAAGTACCTACCTGGTGTAGAACACGTCCAGGGATGGAGGACGCGTCCACCATGGTGGAGGTATCTAGCAATTGTGGTCCTTTAGCATTGAAGGTTGGGGCACGCGCCTAGAGGTTTAGGACGCGTCCTATCTCTATGGAATGTTATGAGAGGTAGTTGTTGAAAAAACAATACAGGCTTTATGAAGGTCAGGACGCGTCCTATGTGTGGTAAATGCATTCTCAAGGGTGAGCTCAGGACAAAGCATGCATGAAAAGGGGCAATGGAGGGTTATTTCTACTAtcgtatttgttgcaggtactctttgaataATTCCCTTCTTGAGACGATCAAGGAGGGGGATGTTCATGAAAAGCtagaaggcctccaggggtatgcctgatgattgaaggcctccttcTGTATTCAATgagtgtcctcgttggggatgcggggttaactttggtgtgtacTTTGGAAACTCTGTTCTggtattcaacgggtgtcctcgttggagaactttggagtcatcctgcactttgcacccaagagcttgggatcacatgtcctgttatctggtgggttatcctcattcgggggacagggacgcgtccgacatttggggtgaaccgtggttatacctgcgttcgtaaatcaagggagatagatgtagcggagtgttatccttgcacAAGGAGATGCATTATCTGTTAAGTCCTACGATTGCGggcgagccttgggcctttgcggttaggcctcatagttggacattcctaaagctagcggaagatgaaTTCTGGATGGGTTTCTACtgggcctaggaataagaagtctaagtccattagatttcttgttccccaagaactacgtcaggttggatccctatataaagggtacgtaggcacattgggaggggtaagaagttgagagctgataagggaGCCACCACTTAATctaatcaatctcagcctaaaacaatcacaaaccaccacacaccgcttgattttcccGCAAAGAACCACAttcatagatcttaattccggcgagaaaccttaaactttgttgttaccagattcctccgtcaacaataTATATAGGGTCTTACTCCAATGAGAACTCTAGTAttgtgagatatgagatctaatcttaTCCACTCATTCGAATACAACATATTCATCTCTCACCGTTgatttaatatttataaattttaatattctTCCATCTTCTATCAAATTCAACCACCCATCAACCACCACCACCTCCGGTGATAACCATTTCCGACCACCACCACCTCCGGTGACTACCAAAAAATCACCACCGTCAAATATAAAATCACCACCGTCAAACATAAAATCACCACTGTCAAATCAAAAATCACCACCGAATAATGAAAAATCAGCACCAGAAAATGATAAATCACTGCTGGAAACTAAAAATCACCATATTCATCCACTTTATTCCCATCAGATCCGGCCACGGTCACCAACTTCGACCACTGTACCAATATAAATCACCaccagatcataatcaatcaCCAACGCCATATCACCAACACCATATCACCACCACCAACAACAAACCCTTCATTTCATAAAAATCGCCAATTTCAAACAAAGTCACTGGAAATTGAACAAAAATCAATAACATGCTACATGATATTGATTCAAAACAATTCAAATGACGAAGGAACAAAATCTGACTAAATCATCGAAAAAATGACGACACTCCGGTCGGTATGGAGATGCACGAATGTTTGGCCGGAAAAGCGATGAATGATGACGATGCAGTTGGGGAGAGAGAGGGGAGAATCTGAGATGCGGGGGCGGAATGACGGCGGCCGGAGCAGCGACTGGTACGTGGTGGTGATGAGTAGTGATGGTGGGTGGGTGGTGGGTGTAGTGGGCAGAGAGGTGGATGAAAGAGATGAAGTGTAAAATTAAAATGTATGGTTGTAATTAGATTTAGGGATAAAAATGTATGGttgagattagatctcatatctcattTTAATTAGGGTTTTCATTTGGGCAACTCCCTATAtataattatgaataattaacGAGTTGCACATAATTAATATATAgtattaaatttgatatttattaatatatatttatgaTAGGTAATTGAGTAATTTTAATTGAATAAATTATCTCAACCAACCTCCTATTTgctttattatatatataatagatagaTGAGAGGAATAAGGAATAATTTAGTATATCTTTTTTTGGTTGATTTGGTTATCCTCGATTATGACCGTCAGATCATCTTAACTAAATGATCAGGATCATTAGATCCAAATACTAAACAAACATGTACTATTCAAGTTCGTAGGTTCAAATCCCgtcaataacaaatatttatattattatttacaCACTACTCAGACTTTCATGTTCGAACTCCGCCAACagcaaatatttatattattatttaatatttatataccATTCAAGTTCTTAGGTTCGAACTCTGTCAACggcaaatatttatattattatttatatacttaCTAATAAGATTAATGGTTCAAATCTCATCAACCATATACTATTTAatcttaattaaaataaatttttattataattataaataatattaaatttaaaatttaaaaataataatgaaggctcgtgcatcgcacgggttgtAAAGCTTGTACATAATAAGTATAAGAGATTTTTTATTCATAATTTTGATAATATACCGTCAAAATAATCTCAAATTTTGatatgatatttttaaaaatatattatcaaaattttattttactagaATAAGAATCTATTAGGAGACTAATTAAATAAAGAAACCAATCTAATGCATATCTACATCGAATATGATTAAAAGTTCAACTAATCATGAATATAAAAAGATTATGTTATTATACTATTATtcaaataccaaaatataatataatgatatactataaatataatataatgatatactataaatataatataattatataatataatataatataatataatgatacaaaatcatgcaaatctcatatatttacggtacaatatgtatgttctgcaatatgttctgcaacatgaacatttatgttctgcaaactaaacatgttttgtagaatataaatttttgcaatattctgcttgtaaaatgtatgcaatctacaagatttttgatagaatagtgatgtttgtcgaaaaataatatgttttgcaatattttaagctatattttacttgcagaacatatatggactccgaggactccaattaaaggtggactccatagaattTTACTCTAGATATCCTACTATATATAACTATATTATATATCggcaaaaaaataattaaatttaacaAGTTGCAGAaattaaaaatcataatttttaaaaattaaacttaaaatattatattttttaaaataaattttaaaacgatagtatttttgaaatattttttaaaaaatatagtatttttttttaaaaaaaaacccaaaataacatcaaaatttgaattGCACAAAGACAACTCACCAAATACAGCGTGAAACGACAAACATCCAGCACTCACCTCACCACCACCGTGCTCAAAAAGGGAGATTATTATCCCTCAACTTAACCCCCTCCAATCTCTCCTCAACAATGGCGATTAAACAAATCGCCACAATAATCTTCATATACATCATCTCCATTCTCTCAGAGTCACGAAGCGACACCAACCACGTCTTCTCCCCTTGCTCTGACGCCAAAATACAACGCTCCGATGGCTTCACTTTCGGCATCGCTTTTTCCGCCAAAAACTCATTTTATCCCGATAATAACAGCTCTCGTGTTCAATTATCTCCCTGCGATAAGCGTCTCTCGCTCTCCAACTCCCGAATAGCTGTTTTTAGACCTAAAGTTGATCAGATCTCCCTTCTCACTATCAACACTAGTGGATTCTCCCCGGTATtcattctctttttctttttgttaTGTGATTGTGTTTTTTGTTGGTGATGTAGTTGGATTTGTTGTGCTTTTGTTTCGATTTTTCCACTAGTTTAAGTTAGGgtttctaattttatttattgTTCGGTTTTAGTTTATAGTGAATTGGCTTATAATTGCGAGAAGTTAGAAACGCGTTTTAGGCGTAAATGTTAAATAATTTAGAATATATAGTTTATTTTAAGTAGAGAAACGGTATGGTTTGTGTTATGGTTGTTCTTTAATGTTTCAGCTGATAATGTATAAATTGGAGATAGTACACATCTTTTAAGTGATTAATGTGAAGTAATTTAGAATGTATAGTTTATATTAATTAGAGAAGCGGTATAGTTGGTGTTATGGCCGTAGTTTTGATGTTTCAGCAGCTAATTTATAATCCGGAGATGTGAAATAGTTTATAAAAATGTATAGATAATGCTAATTGGAAAGTGGAATTAAATTAGCCAATTCATTGCAAAAGGTAAAAAAAAGGAAAATAGAAGCCACTGATTCAACTAGCTGCAAATTGCGGGTGACTGGAATGCCCCGGCATTGGGGTTGAAAGAAGTAGTATAGATGGTGGGATAGTTGTGGGTTTGAAGTTTCATCAGGTTATCTGCTTATTGATCATTAATATGTAGTCTTCGTAGGTTACATTGTCATTAGAGCCTTTAGTTTGGGTAGTCATTTTTGAAGTGATAGAGTAGCTTTATTTACAGTATTGTACTGCAGTACTTGTTTATTTGAAGCTTCACTTTATCTACTTACCTGTCATTAATTGGTCGCCTGCATACATTACTTTGTGATTAGGACATGTAGCTTGTCAGACATTTTAATTTAGTTCAGCTAGAGAAGcaatatcaataatatatataatttaacaGTTTGAAGCTTTAGTTTATCTGGCTGGCCAATTGTTAATTTAGAATAGGGTTCTTGTTGATATGATTTTTTTTACCTCGTATATATGATTTTTTTACCTCATATATATGATTTGTTTTATCTCGTGTCATATTAGTGCCTCTAATTTGGCCAAATTGGACATTTTGAAAGTGATCAGTACgatataaattttgaaatttcaACTTAGATTAGCTAGAGAAGCAGTATTAATTGCACAATAATCTGATAGTGGACTAGTGGTAGTCTTGAAGCTTCATTTCACATGTTCACCAATTATCAATTTGTCCTTTGCATTTACACCACCTTCTGATTAGAACATATCACCTGGCAGACCTTTTCAAGTCGGTAGTACTAAACAAATTGAAAATATATACCATAGATTAGTTAGAGAAGTAATAGAAATTATATAATACTACAATAGTTGTTGGTGTGAATTATCACTTATCAATCAATCTGCTTACCAGTCCAGCAATATTTAATTTGGCGTTTGCATGCTTAGAATTCAATTATCACTTTTTTTTCTATTAGAATTTGTTGGATTATATTTTCTTCTTGTGTAAACTTTTTTAGACTTCATTAAGTGTACTGCATCAACAAATCCTTGGTTTTTTTCTCTTAAAAAAGGGTTCTTGTTTATCTGTAAATCTGGGAATCACTTTGTCAAGTCATCGCGGACATGAACAAATTTTTTTCGAAAGTACAATAAAGTTttcatttagcaaaaaaaaaggtACAACTTGGGGAGTAGGCACTTTTCTATGCATCAATGCTGTCATGCAGCAAGTGAATACAGTTTGATAATCACTGATGCATGCAAATAGTGCTAGGAGCACACATATATGTTCCCATCTAATGTATGGAAGAGAAGACCTGCTTGGGGGAGGAGAGGGTGCTAGGAGTTGGTGATATGTTGAATGTTTTACATGTTAAATATACACCACAATAATTATATCTCCCTAGATTATTTAGTTATCATGCTGTCACTCTTATTATAGGATGTGATTCAGTTTGCTTAACTAAATTTATTTGCAAAAAAGCACATCCTACATTGTTATATGTATATAGTTATGTACACCTGTATATGCAGATTTCTTTTGGTTATAAAAATACAATCATTAGTTTCCGATATACTTTTTGGTTTTCCAGGATGATTTTGGTGGATATATGGTGGCATTTGCAGGCCGAAAATATGCGGCGAGATCACTTCCGGCATTTGTGGCCAATAGTACATTTACCGTAACCAGCTTTACTCTGGTAAGGATTAATCCATATCTTAATTGTAACTGCCTGAAAATCACCTGTTTATGTAAATACCAAAATTTGATTCGGTGTGCAGGCTCTCGAATTTAAGAAGGGTAGGCTGCAAAACTTATTCTGGAAGAGAGATGGCTGCTCAAAATGCTCAGGGGACTCCAACTTTGTTTGTCTTAACAATCAGGATTGTGCTATCAAAACCAATAGCTGTCTGAAGCAAGGGCGGGGAGGTTCTGTGGACTGCAGCCTCGGAATACAAATGGCATTTTCTGGCACAGATAAGCACATGTCAGTTCTCAACTCATGGTATGAGGTGAAGAATCTTCGACAATACTCTCTATATGGCCTATATTCCAACCTCAAGGATTCTCTCACTAGCCAATATAACAAGTTCTTCTGATTTCATTGTGTTACATACTTTATCATATAAATCTGTTGTAAGTTCTCCTGTGTAATGTCTTGTTCTCTCCAGTTACTTTTCCCAGCATCCATGTCTTTAAATTTCCTCGAAGTACTTTGAATCATGCATATTTTTAACTTCGAACCTTCTTGTAGCTAATGGTGAGCTGatttttcaattatttatattgattatatGTTAAATACATGTTTGAATTGAATTTATCTTGGAACTCCACAATATTTTTCGGTTATTTTATCATGATTTAGTGCAATATAAAAATCATTTGTAGCTTCATTTTGGTCTGTACCCATACCTTGACCGCATATAATTATACATCCCTTGCAGGCAACCAGTATATCTGAAAGCTGAATTGTGATGAATAAACTTATTATCATAGGAGATGTGGCGAACCCTTGGTTTCAAGAACCCTGGACATGCCCATATATAAGATTTGCTACTCTATAACCAGCCAGAGGGTTCTAGACCTAGGAATGGTTTTGTGTAAATCTCTTTGAAAGTGGATGTCACTTGGTCTTAGAGAGTGCCATTACTGATTGGGGAAACCGCCTCTTTATCATTTCTGTAGATGGCTTCATCTACTCTCGACACAAACAATAAAAACATAGTGAAGACAGATGTTGTAATCTCGAATCTGATTCAGAAGTGATTACAATACTCACATCACGCGAGAGCAGAAGTTTTACAGTCAAATTTGCTTTTTGTAAATTGCTACCGTAGAACTAAATCCTAAATCTTAGAGGCCATCATATAGGCCTATTGCTCTGGCCAACAGAACCTGTTCAGGGTGTCTGGAAAGAACCAGGTGGGTGCATGATAAAAGCTCCAAGTTGAAGGCAGGGAAAAAAGTTTAACCATTGGAATTAGATTAAAAATTTACATTGGATTGCCTTAGGTAACGTTCTCCAATTTGAAGGAGAATATATAGGGGCAATTGCTATTAGGGTCCGGAAAATTAAGACCAAGGGGGATTTATTTATATAGTAGAGTATATGCAGGCAGAAAGTTGGCCCAACTGCATTCCAGCCTCCTAACCAGTCACTACAACAAATACACAACCACCCACAACAAAAGAAACGGACACTTGCATACTTTCCCAACCAACTAGCCAGTTTGATTCGTAAACTTGATTTAAAATCTCAGTTTAAGACGATCAGAAAATGCATGATTTTTTTTTCGTATATCATTAGCAGCTCAACATGTTCTGTCTTCTTCAATAATTAGATTGCAGATTATTACTAAGTTATTAagttatataaatatatataaaaccAACCATCCCCAACCGGCAATACCTATTTCTTAGTCATTGCTGATCTATGAATTCCACCTACTTGattgatatatacatatattttaaatATGTAGTAAGAGACGAGGAAAAAGATTGTGAGAAGGACAGTAATCCGAAATCTTTGAGTTGAATAATTATTTATCCAAAGTTTCTcgtataataaatatataaaataaaaactGGATGCCAACTTAAATAGATGTGCATGTAACGTGCAACGGAGAAAGAGATTAAATAATAAATGCAATTGAAGAAATCAGTTGCAAGAATGAGGACTGTCACATGAAACAAGAGTATATATGTAAAGCCTGTGATCGAAACGTTGACATTTAAAAATTATCCAGCCACGAACTCATTTATTCTACAAAATGTAGTATTTTATAATCTTGTATACACATAATTTTCACTACACAATTGTATATTCACCTGTTGTTTTCTGCTTCTTGAATTTATATACATCTTCCCTTGGTTAATACTTCATCAATCTATCCCTGTCTCTCTCATCTAATTACCATTGACTTTCAAGGTGTTTGAATCCTCAAATAACCATTTCTATGGTATGGCTGATCAGACAGACCTCAAATCTCTCTCTTTTTAGTATAAGCATCTCAGGAAGATGAACAATACGAGCTCCGGGGGATTCTTGGGCTCTGAAAATATAGGTGGTTTCGGTTATGGCATTGGTGTGTCGGTGGGAATTCTTCTACTTATAACAACAATTACACTAGCTTCATATTTTTGCACCAGGGTTCAAACAACTCCACCGGGATCAGGCCCTGGCAGGATGATCATATCAGAACCACCGCCCCACCTGCAGCACATTGCTATTGAGGTAGGGCTTGACGAGGAAACACTGAAGAGTTATCCGAAGCTGCGTTACTCGGAGGCAAAGCTCAATAAAAAGGACTCCACGGCAACATGTTGCTCTATATGTTTAGGGGACTACAAAGGGAGTGACATGCTGAGGTTACTTCCAGATTGTGGACATCTGTTTCATCTTAAATGCGTTGACCCTTGGCTGCGATCCCATCCTACATGTCCGGTTTGTAGAACGTCTCCGCTGCCAACGCCACTTTCGACTCCTCTGGCTGAGGTCGTTCCATTGGCAACAAGAAGGGATATCGGATAAGTATACTCTTCTGTATTTTTCTGTATACTGTAGGTGTTAGCCTTTTTACAGATGACTTTGCTCGTTCAATTAGGCAGATAGATCTATTCTTAATTGAAATTACGTCTCCTTCAATTTTCCTTTTAAATCTGTACTAAATGTTCAGTTTGCATTGCCAATAGTGTAGTATTAGTGTCGCCTGTGTGAATGTACAAATTAACAAGTCGCAACCATGCCAAACTTTGTCTGATTAGTTGTATTTGAAGATATTAAATCTTTTGTTTCAAATGTGAGATACATATGCAGAACTCACAAGTTCTTAAGAAATGTAACTTTCTAATAAATCTCCCCTGATAATTTCTTGCACGCTTTTTCAGTAAAAGACGCATCTACATTTGGacaaaatatacatatatattgaaCTTGAGTGGAGACATATTACTCTAACTCTGATACAAAATGTCGGAAGCAAACATATGCAAGTGTCAAAGTATTTATTTGATCTTAAATTTGACTCATATGTCGAAAATTTCACTCATATTTCATCTTCAAATTGATCAAAATATTTTCATTTCAGTCAAAGGATTGACAAAAAATAAGTATCGAGTATTCAAGTGTCTTATATAATATGAAACCAAAAGAAAAAACTTGTAATAACATAGTTCGATCTACTAGTAGTTACCCAAATCGATATcaacaattatattatattacattaaaaaattaatttgagTTCGAGTCGTGTCATTAAAACTCAAATCGACTCAAATTCAAGCAGAATCGAGATTATTTTTGATGAGTGGAGTCTGAGTTAacaaaatttgaattaaaacCTCAAATACAATCTTTCACATATTTTATTGGCTTgcttatttaatataataatgaAAGAAGTTCTAAATATGTTGTAACTTATATAGATCTTGAACGGTTGAAGTTAATTGATGATTACTATCGTGGAACGGATGAAATATAATTTTTGACTTATTAATGTATACACCATTTTAGAGGTTGCAAGGAGTAAATCCAACTGGAGGTGAATCTCAACTGTATTGCACGTCCCAATCCGACCACATTACAATACGAATTTAACCACCTACAATTCCAAGGAATTTACTACAGATGCTATAATTGGTTAAAGACCACTGGATTAGGACCGGGGATTTTACTTGGGAAACAAATTTGGGCTGATTTAATGGGCTGCTAGATTGGGCCATATTCGTAAATCACATGTTCATTAAGTTACCTATTTGACTTTCTCACTATTTTATAGTCCCGCTGAATTTATCTGAGGTTTTCTTTGACTAACACGGAGTTTTTGAGAAATTAAAGTTGAACTCTGGTATTAACGACAAAAACTAAATGAGATGGTGAACGCTAAAATAAGtgtattatataaatatataaatacaaaataaatttaaTGTACTATAAGAAATTAGTACGTCTTAaatctaaaatattatttttaaataattttcagTATGGATCAGTTTCGAATTTTAAATAGGACTTCCATTTAGGACAATTGAAATTCAAACTCAAATTTAAAGATTTtcatatttaaaataaaaattcaaatcCATAATTTCTTGACAAAAAGAAAATTCAGAAATTTGAATTTGTTGTCATGGAGCTGTCCTGCTTTCTAAACGTGaacaataattaacaattatTTCGTAAATTAATTTGGAACCTACCATTGCGCTGCTCGTTATGGATCACCCATTGAAAGAGATAAATGTTGAGGATCCTCTTGCTGTCGTAGCATAAAAAAGTGGAAGCAACAGCATTATTTGTGGATTCCTGGCAGTCTTTGTTATGCCTTTTTGTAATGGAGAGACATGAAGATCATCTCCTTTGGGACACCATATACATAAACGATTCCATGCATTCTTTTCATAACGTCTATCCATTTTTCTCCATCACAATAATTCCTAGTAACCTCCTAACTAACTAACATCACTTCTCATCATTACCTTGGAATTCGCCTCTATTTTTAACTTTCATGTTACTCATTAACACTCCATTTTTCTCCTAATCACTCTTAGCTTTTAAGTCTCTCTTAGGGGCTGTAATCACTTTATTTTTCACTTCTTTTGTTACCCTGTCatctttttttttcaaaacatTTCCTCTCATTCTTATATATATTTACCTTGcattttctattttttttggAAAAACTAGAATCCCCGCAGCTCATTACTGACATTGGTATTTGCAAATTTAATACTTCTT carries:
- the LOC141692190 gene encoding uncharacterized protein LOC141692190 — translated: MAIKQIATIIFIYIISILSESRSDTNHVFSPCSDAKIQRSDGFTFGIAFSAKNSFYPDNNSSRVQLSPCDKRLSLSNSRIAVFRPKVDQISLLTINTSGFSPDDFGGYMVAFAGRKYAARSLPAFVANSTFTVTSFTLALEFKKGRLQNLFWKRDGCSKCSGDSNFVCLNNQDCAIKTNSCLKQGRGGSVDCSLGIQMAFSGTDKHMSVLNSWYEVKNLRQYSLYGLYSNLKDSLTSQYNKFF
- the LOC141692850 gene encoding RING-H2 finger protein ATL70-like; its protein translation is MNNTSSGGFLGSENIGGFGYGIGVSVGILLLITTITLASYFCTRVQTTPPGSGPGRMIISEPPPHLQHIAIEVGLDEETLKSYPKLRYSEAKLNKKDSTATCCSICLGDYKGSDMLRLLPDCGHLFHLKCVDPWLRSHPTCPVCRTSPLPTPLSTPLAEVVPLATRRDIG